A window of Tripterygium wilfordii isolate XIE 37 chromosome 7, ASM1340144v1, whole genome shotgun sequence contains these coding sequences:
- the LOC120002172 gene encoding replication factor C subunit 1 isoform X7, giving the protein MQGDIRKWFMKSHDKGDGSAPKPVQPAENNLKNPPLAESQSEPVNGGQERSSRRKTSKYFATDKTKTKETIEIEEPSVKRKIKKDSGESPKTPPSKKLHKVEDDDDDFVPGTKKNSVDVTISKKLKSGSSRGVTQKLVDNDGSDEDDVKDSESSLKTGGRGRGGRGATGTAAGGRGRGGGRGGFMNFGDRQSPPHKGEKEVPEGASDCLAGLTFVISGTLDCLEREEAEDLIKRHGGRVTGSVSKKTNYLLCDEDIGGRKSEKAKELGTAFLTEDGLFDMIRASKSGKSTVQEESKKSVEKSVTSLPKKSPQKVEVKSNSLATNVAREGLNSDTSLAKQKELKTQCSSLPWTEKYRPKVPNEMIGNQSMVNQLHNWLSNWNEQFLNTGNKGKGKKQNDSGSKKAVLLSGTPGIGKTTSARLVSRMLSFQAIEVNASDSRGKADAKISKGIGGSNANSIKELVSNEALNTNMDSRSKHPKTVLIMDEVDGMSAGDRGGVADLIASIKISKIPIICICNDRYSQKLKSLVNCCLALSFRKPTKQQMAKRLMQVAKGEGLQVNEVIALEELAERVNGDMRIALNQLQYMSLSMSVIKYDDIRQRLLSSRKDEDISPFVAVDKLLGFNGGKLKMDERIDLSMSDPDLIPLLIQENYINYRPSAVGKDDSGVKRMNLIARAAESIADGDIVNVQIRRYRQWQLSQTGSLASCIFPAALLHGQREILEQGERNFNRFGGWLGKNSTMGKNLRLLEDFHIHFLASRESNVERVTLRLEYLSLLLKRMTDPLRVLSKDEAVKEVLELMNEYSISQEDFDAIVELSKFHGHKNPLDGILPAVKSALTKSYNDGRRSRLVKAADLITLPGMRKAPKKRIAAILEPSVDEFGQEKVEALGESEEESSSDREDSGMPSWTKLPYTTKSPIPKTDIQLSVFECSDDVILIM; this is encoded by the exons ATG CAGGGTGATATTAGAAAGTGGTTTATGAAATCTCATGACAAAGGCGATGGAAGTGCACCGAAGCCTGTACAGCCTGCAGAGAACAATTTGAAGAATCCTCCTCTGGCTGAGTCACAGTCTGAACCA GTGAATGGTGGCCAAGAAAGATCAAGCAGAAGGAAAACCAGCAAGTATTTTGCGACAGACAAAACAAAGACCAAAGAAACAATAGAAATAGAGGAACCTTCAGTtaagaggaaaataaaaaaggatagTGGTGAATCACCAAAAACCCCTCCCTCAAAAAAGCTGCACAAAGTTGAGGATGACGACGATGACTTTGTGCCAGGCACTAAGAAAAACTCTGTTGATGTTACTATTAGTAAGAAATTGAAGAGTGGTTCAAGTAGGGGAGTTACACAGAAACTTGTTGATAATGACGGaagtgatgaagatgatgttaaGGACAGTGAATCTTCTCTTAAAACTGGTGGAAGGGGGCGTGGTGGTAGGGGTGCAACAGGGACAGCAGCTGGTGGAAGAGGGCGGGGTGGTGGAAGGGGTGGCTTTATGAATTTTGGAGATAGGCAAAGTCCTCCTCACAAAGGAGAAAAG GAAGTTCCTGAAGGTGCTTCTGATTGTCTAGCTGGCTTAACTTTTGTGATCAGTGGAACTCTTGACTg TTTGGAAAGAGAGGAAGCCGAAGATTTGATTAAACGGCATGGGGGCCGCGTGACGGGATCTGTCAGCAAGAAAACG AATTACCTTCTATGTGATGAGGATATAGGAGGAAGAAAGTCTGAAAAGGCCAAAGAACTTGG TACTGCCTTTCTCACAGAGGATGGATTGTTTGATATGATACGTGCATCGAAGAGTGGAAAGTCAACTGTACAAGAAGAGTCAAAGAAATCTGTGGAGAAATCAGTTACATCTTTGCCAAAGAAAAGCCCTCAAAAAGTGGAAGTTAAAA GCAACTCATTGGCAACAAATGTGGCTCGAGAAGGTTTGAACTCAGACACCTCCCTGGCAAAGCAGAAAGAATTGAAGACGCAATGTTCTTCCTTGCCATGGACAGAAAAGTACAGGCCAAAGGTTCCAAATGAGATGATTGGGAATCAATCTATG GTTAACCAACTTCATAATTGGTTGTCAAATTGGAATGAGCAGTTTCTGAATACTGGAAAtaaaggaaagggaaaaaagcAGAATGATTCTGGTTCCAAAAAGGCAGTTCTGCTAAGCGGAACACCTGGTATAGGGAAAACCACATCAGCAAGGTTGGTTAGTCGGATGCTCAGTTTCCAGGCTATTGAG GTAAATGCTAGTGACAGTCGTGGGAAGGCTGACGCTAAGATCTCTAAAGGAATTGgtggaagcaatgcaaattctATAAAGGAGCTTGTAAGCAATGAAGCCCTGAATACAAATATGGATAG CAGGTCAAAGCATCCAAAGACAGTACTCATCATGGACGAGGTAGATGGAATGTCTGCTGGAGATAGAGGTGGAGTTGCTGATCTTATTGCCAGTATAAAAATATCCAAAATTCCTATTATCTGCATCTGTAATGACCGCTACAGTCAGAAATTGAAAAGTCTTGTCAATTGCTGCTTGGCTCTCAGCTTCCGTAAACCGACAAAACAGCAG ATGGCAAAGAGATTAATGCAAGTTGCAAAAGGAGAAGGTCTTCAAGTTAATGAGGTA ATTGCTCTTGAGGAACTTGCAGAGAGAGTCAATGGAGATATGCGCATAGCACTAAACCAGTTGCAATACATGAGCCTCTCTATGTCAGTCATTAAGTATGATGACATTAGACAGCGACTACTAAGCAGTAGGAAGGATGAGGATATCTCACCATTCGTGGCTGTTGATAA GCTGCTGGGCTTTAATGGGGGGAAGCTTAAGATGGATGAACGGATTGACCTTAGCATGAGTGACCCTGATCTCATTCCGCTTCTAATACAG GAAAATTATATCAATTATCGGCCTAGTGCAGTTGGTAAAGATGACAGTGGGGTGAAACGTATGAACTTGATTGCCCGTGCTGCTGAATCTATTGCTGATGGGGATATAGTAAATGTGCAAATTCGAAGATATAGACAGTGGCAGCTCTCTCAAACTGGATCCTTGGCTTCTTGTATTTTTCC TGCGGCATTACTGCATGGACAAAGAGAGATACTTGAACAG GGAGAACGTAATTTCAATAGATTTGGTGGTTGGTTGGGCAAAAATTCGACAATGGGCAAAAATTTAAGGCTTTTGGAGGATTTCCATATTCACTTCCTTGCTTCTCGTGAGTCTAATGTGGAAAG GGTGACTCTTCGTCTAGAATATCTTAGTCTTCTTCTTAAACGAATGACTGATCCTCTTCGGGTGTTGTCTAAG GATGAAGCTGTTAAGGAAGTTCTTGAGTTAATGAATGAATACTCGATAAGTCAGGAGGACTTCGATGCTATTGTTGAGTTATCAAAATTTCAT GGACATAAAAATCCACTGGACGGAATACTACCAGCTGTCAAATCAGCTCTGACAAAATCGTATAATGACGGACGTAGATCCCGGTTGGTAAAAGCTGCAGATTTAATCACACTTCCTGGAATGAGAAAGGCCCCTAAGAAGCGGATTGCAGCGATCCTAGAACCATCTGTTGATGAATTTGGACAGGAGAAAGTTGAAGCGTTGGgcgaaagtgaagaagaaagttcTTCAGACAGAGAGGACTCAG GCATGCCTTCATGGACAAAGTTACCTTATACAACGAAATCTCCCATACCGAAAACAGATATCCAACTGAGTGTTTTTGAGTGCTCTGATGACGTTATCTTAATTATGTGA
- the LOC120002172 gene encoding replication factor C subunit 1 isoform X3: protein MGDIRKWFMKSHDKGDGSAPKPVQPAENNLKNPPLAESQSEPVNGGQERSSRRKTSKYFATDKTKTKETIEIEEPSVKRKIKKDSGESPKTPPSKKLHKVEDDDDDFVPGTKKNSVDVTISKKLKSGSSRGVTQKLVDNDGSDEDDVKDSESSLKTGGRGRGGRGATGTAAGGRGRGGGRGGFMNFGDRQSPPHKGEKEVPEGASDCLAGLTFVISGTLDCLEREEAEDLIKRHGGRVTGSVSKKTNYLLCDEDIGGRKSEKAKELGTAFLTEDGLFDMIRASKSGKSTVQEESKKSVEKSVTSLPKKSPQKVEVKSNSLATNVAREGLNSDTSLAKQKELKTQCSSLPWTEKYRPKVPNEMIGNQSMVNQLHNWLSNWNEQFLNTGNKGKGKKQNDSGSKKAVLLSGTPGIGKTTSARLVSRMLSFQAIEVNASDSRGKADAKISKGIGGSNANSIKELVSNEALNTNMDSRSKHPKTVLIMDEVDGMSAGDRGGVADLIASIKISKIPIICICNDRYSQKLKSLVNCCLALSFRKPTKQQMAKRLMQVAKGEGLQVNEVIALEELAERVNGDMRIALNQLQYMSLSMSVIKYDDIRQRLLSSRKDEDISPFVAVDKLLGFNGGKLKMDERIDLSMSDPDLIPLLIQENYINYRPSAVGKDDSGVKRMNLIARAAESIADGDIVNVQIRRYRQWQLSQTGSLASCIFPAALLHGQREILEQGERNFNRFGGWLGKNSTMGKNLRLLEDFHIHFLASRESNVERVTLRLEYLSLLLKRMTDPLRVLSKDEAVKEVLELMNEYSISQEDFDAIVELSKFHGHKNPLDGILPAVKSALTKSYNDGRRSRLVKAADLITLPGMRKAPKKRIAAILEPSVDEFGQEKVEALGESEEESSSDREDSDIANGEKLQSEFRSLRSKGIQVEVELKGTDSKPKKTSAGRGKGGAGSTQKTPSCRGKGGSESSEKKGRRSSGAGAKRKRR from the exons ATG GGTGATATTAGAAAGTGGTTTATGAAATCTCATGACAAAGGCGATGGAAGTGCACCGAAGCCTGTACAGCCTGCAGAGAACAATTTGAAGAATCCTCCTCTGGCTGAGTCACAGTCTGAACCA GTGAATGGTGGCCAAGAAAGATCAAGCAGAAGGAAAACCAGCAAGTATTTTGCGACAGACAAAACAAAGACCAAAGAAACAATAGAAATAGAGGAACCTTCAGTtaagaggaaaataaaaaaggatagTGGTGAATCACCAAAAACCCCTCCCTCAAAAAAGCTGCACAAAGTTGAGGATGACGACGATGACTTTGTGCCAGGCACTAAGAAAAACTCTGTTGATGTTACTATTAGTAAGAAATTGAAGAGTGGTTCAAGTAGGGGAGTTACACAGAAACTTGTTGATAATGACGGaagtgatgaagatgatgttaaGGACAGTGAATCTTCTCTTAAAACTGGTGGAAGGGGGCGTGGTGGTAGGGGTGCAACAGGGACAGCAGCTGGTGGAAGAGGGCGGGGTGGTGGAAGGGGTGGCTTTATGAATTTTGGAGATAGGCAAAGTCCTCCTCACAAAGGAGAAAAG GAAGTTCCTGAAGGTGCTTCTGATTGTCTAGCTGGCTTAACTTTTGTGATCAGTGGAACTCTTGACTg TTTGGAAAGAGAGGAAGCCGAAGATTTGATTAAACGGCATGGGGGCCGCGTGACGGGATCTGTCAGCAAGAAAACG AATTACCTTCTATGTGATGAGGATATAGGAGGAAGAAAGTCTGAAAAGGCCAAAGAACTTGG TACTGCCTTTCTCACAGAGGATGGATTGTTTGATATGATACGTGCATCGAAGAGTGGAAAGTCAACTGTACAAGAAGAGTCAAAGAAATCTGTGGAGAAATCAGTTACATCTTTGCCAAAGAAAAGCCCTCAAAAAGTGGAAGTTAAAA GCAACTCATTGGCAACAAATGTGGCTCGAGAAGGTTTGAACTCAGACACCTCCCTGGCAAAGCAGAAAGAATTGAAGACGCAATGTTCTTCCTTGCCATGGACAGAAAAGTACAGGCCAAAGGTTCCAAATGAGATGATTGGGAATCAATCTATG GTTAACCAACTTCATAATTGGTTGTCAAATTGGAATGAGCAGTTTCTGAATACTGGAAAtaaaggaaagggaaaaaagcAGAATGATTCTGGTTCCAAAAAGGCAGTTCTGCTAAGCGGAACACCTGGTATAGGGAAAACCACATCAGCAAGGTTGGTTAGTCGGATGCTCAGTTTCCAGGCTATTGAG GTAAATGCTAGTGACAGTCGTGGGAAGGCTGACGCTAAGATCTCTAAAGGAATTGgtggaagcaatgcaaattctATAAAGGAGCTTGTAAGCAATGAAGCCCTGAATACAAATATGGATAG CAGGTCAAAGCATCCAAAGACAGTACTCATCATGGACGAGGTAGATGGAATGTCTGCTGGAGATAGAGGTGGAGTTGCTGATCTTATTGCCAGTATAAAAATATCCAAAATTCCTATTATCTGCATCTGTAATGACCGCTACAGTCAGAAATTGAAAAGTCTTGTCAATTGCTGCTTGGCTCTCAGCTTCCGTAAACCGACAAAACAGCAG ATGGCAAAGAGATTAATGCAAGTTGCAAAAGGAGAAGGTCTTCAAGTTAATGAGGTA ATTGCTCTTGAGGAACTTGCAGAGAGAGTCAATGGAGATATGCGCATAGCACTAAACCAGTTGCAATACATGAGCCTCTCTATGTCAGTCATTAAGTATGATGACATTAGACAGCGACTACTAAGCAGTAGGAAGGATGAGGATATCTCACCATTCGTGGCTGTTGATAA GCTGCTGGGCTTTAATGGGGGGAAGCTTAAGATGGATGAACGGATTGACCTTAGCATGAGTGACCCTGATCTCATTCCGCTTCTAATACAG GAAAATTATATCAATTATCGGCCTAGTGCAGTTGGTAAAGATGACAGTGGGGTGAAACGTATGAACTTGATTGCCCGTGCTGCTGAATCTATTGCTGATGGGGATATAGTAAATGTGCAAATTCGAAGATATAGACAGTGGCAGCTCTCTCAAACTGGATCCTTGGCTTCTTGTATTTTTCC TGCGGCATTACTGCATGGACAAAGAGAGATACTTGAACAG GGAGAACGTAATTTCAATAGATTTGGTGGTTGGTTGGGCAAAAATTCGACAATGGGCAAAAATTTAAGGCTTTTGGAGGATTTCCATATTCACTTCCTTGCTTCTCGTGAGTCTAATGTGGAAAG GGTGACTCTTCGTCTAGAATATCTTAGTCTTCTTCTTAAACGAATGACTGATCCTCTTCGGGTGTTGTCTAAG GATGAAGCTGTTAAGGAAGTTCTTGAGTTAATGAATGAATACTCGATAAGTCAGGAGGACTTCGATGCTATTGTTGAGTTATCAAAATTTCAT GGACATAAAAATCCACTGGACGGAATACTACCAGCTGTCAAATCAGCTCTGACAAAATCGTATAATGACGGACGTAGATCCCGGTTGGTAAAAGCTGCAGATTTAATCACACTTCCTGGAATGAGAAAGGCCCCTAAGAAGCGGATTGCAGCGATCCTAGAACCATCTGTTGATGAATTTGGACAGGAGAAAGTTGAAGCGTTGGgcgaaagtgaagaagaaagttcTTCAGACAGAGAGGACTCAG ACATTGCCAATGGCGAAAAGCTGCAGTCAGAATTTCGAAGTTTGCGTTCAAAAG GAATTCAAGTAGAAGTGGAATTGAAGGGCACTGATTCAAAGCCCAAAAAGACATCAGCTGGCAGAGGTAAAGGCGGGGCTGGCTCTACACAGAAGACACCCTCATGTAGAGGAAAAGGAGGATCTGAATCATCAGAAAAGAAAGGCAGGCGGAGTTCGGGGGCTGGAGCCAAACGAAAGAGGAGATGA
- the LOC120002172 gene encoding replication factor C subunit 1 isoform X1 has product MQGDIRKWFMKSHDKGDGSAPKPVQPAENNLKNPPLAESQSEPVNGGQERSSRRKTSKYFATDKTKTKETIEIEEPSVKRKIKKDSGESPKTPPSKKLHKVEDDDDDFVPGTKKNSVDVTISKKLKSGSSRGVTQKLVDNDGSDEDDVKDSESSLKTGGRGRGGRGATGTAAGGRGRGGGRGGFMNFGDRQSPPHKGEKEVPEGASDCLAGLTFVISGTLDCLEREEAEDLIKRHGGRVTGSVSKKTNYLLCDEDIGGRKSEKAKELGTAFLTEDGLFDMIRASKSGKSTVQEESKKSVEKSVTSLPKKSPQKVEVKSNSLATNVAREGLNSDTSLAKQKELKTQCSSLPWTEKYRPKVPNEMIGNQSMVNQLHNWLSNWNEQFLNTGNKGKGKKQNDSGSKKAVLLSGTPGIGKTTSARLVSRMLSFQAIEVNASDSRGKADAKISKGIGGSNANSIKELVSNEALNTNMDSRSKHPKTVLIMDEVDGMSAGDRGGVADLIASIKISKIPIICICNDRYSQKLKSLVNCCLALSFRKPTKQQMAKRLMQVAKGEGLQVNEVIALEELAERVNGDMRIALNQLQYMSLSMSVIKYDDIRQRLLSSRKDEDISPFVAVDKLLGFNGGKLKMDERIDLSMSDPDLIPLLIQENYINYRPSAVGKDDSGVKRMNLIARAAESIADGDIVNVQIRRYRQWQLSQTGSLASCIFPAALLHGQREILEQGERNFNRFGGWLGKNSTMGKNLRLLEDFHIHFLASRESNVERVTLRLEYLSLLLKRMTDPLRVLSKDEAVKEVLELMNEYSISQEDFDAIVELSKFHGHKNPLDGILPAVKSALTKSYNDGRRSRLVKAADLITLPGMRKAPKKRIAAILEPSVDEFGQEKVEALGESEEESSSDREDSDIANGEKLQSEFRSLRSKGIQVEVELKGTDSKPKKTSAGRGKGGAGSTQKTPSCRGKGGSESSEKKGRRSSGAGAKRKRR; this is encoded by the exons ATG CAGGGTGATATTAGAAAGTGGTTTATGAAATCTCATGACAAAGGCGATGGAAGTGCACCGAAGCCTGTACAGCCTGCAGAGAACAATTTGAAGAATCCTCCTCTGGCTGAGTCACAGTCTGAACCA GTGAATGGTGGCCAAGAAAGATCAAGCAGAAGGAAAACCAGCAAGTATTTTGCGACAGACAAAACAAAGACCAAAGAAACAATAGAAATAGAGGAACCTTCAGTtaagaggaaaataaaaaaggatagTGGTGAATCACCAAAAACCCCTCCCTCAAAAAAGCTGCACAAAGTTGAGGATGACGACGATGACTTTGTGCCAGGCACTAAGAAAAACTCTGTTGATGTTACTATTAGTAAGAAATTGAAGAGTGGTTCAAGTAGGGGAGTTACACAGAAACTTGTTGATAATGACGGaagtgatgaagatgatgttaaGGACAGTGAATCTTCTCTTAAAACTGGTGGAAGGGGGCGTGGTGGTAGGGGTGCAACAGGGACAGCAGCTGGTGGAAGAGGGCGGGGTGGTGGAAGGGGTGGCTTTATGAATTTTGGAGATAGGCAAAGTCCTCCTCACAAAGGAGAAAAG GAAGTTCCTGAAGGTGCTTCTGATTGTCTAGCTGGCTTAACTTTTGTGATCAGTGGAACTCTTGACTg TTTGGAAAGAGAGGAAGCCGAAGATTTGATTAAACGGCATGGGGGCCGCGTGACGGGATCTGTCAGCAAGAAAACG AATTACCTTCTATGTGATGAGGATATAGGAGGAAGAAAGTCTGAAAAGGCCAAAGAACTTGG TACTGCCTTTCTCACAGAGGATGGATTGTTTGATATGATACGTGCATCGAAGAGTGGAAAGTCAACTGTACAAGAAGAGTCAAAGAAATCTGTGGAGAAATCAGTTACATCTTTGCCAAAGAAAAGCCCTCAAAAAGTGGAAGTTAAAA GCAACTCATTGGCAACAAATGTGGCTCGAGAAGGTTTGAACTCAGACACCTCCCTGGCAAAGCAGAAAGAATTGAAGACGCAATGTTCTTCCTTGCCATGGACAGAAAAGTACAGGCCAAAGGTTCCAAATGAGATGATTGGGAATCAATCTATG GTTAACCAACTTCATAATTGGTTGTCAAATTGGAATGAGCAGTTTCTGAATACTGGAAAtaaaggaaagggaaaaaagcAGAATGATTCTGGTTCCAAAAAGGCAGTTCTGCTAAGCGGAACACCTGGTATAGGGAAAACCACATCAGCAAGGTTGGTTAGTCGGATGCTCAGTTTCCAGGCTATTGAG GTAAATGCTAGTGACAGTCGTGGGAAGGCTGACGCTAAGATCTCTAAAGGAATTGgtggaagcaatgcaaattctATAAAGGAGCTTGTAAGCAATGAAGCCCTGAATACAAATATGGATAG CAGGTCAAAGCATCCAAAGACAGTACTCATCATGGACGAGGTAGATGGAATGTCTGCTGGAGATAGAGGTGGAGTTGCTGATCTTATTGCCAGTATAAAAATATCCAAAATTCCTATTATCTGCATCTGTAATGACCGCTACAGTCAGAAATTGAAAAGTCTTGTCAATTGCTGCTTGGCTCTCAGCTTCCGTAAACCGACAAAACAGCAG ATGGCAAAGAGATTAATGCAAGTTGCAAAAGGAGAAGGTCTTCAAGTTAATGAGGTA ATTGCTCTTGAGGAACTTGCAGAGAGAGTCAATGGAGATATGCGCATAGCACTAAACCAGTTGCAATACATGAGCCTCTCTATGTCAGTCATTAAGTATGATGACATTAGACAGCGACTACTAAGCAGTAGGAAGGATGAGGATATCTCACCATTCGTGGCTGTTGATAA GCTGCTGGGCTTTAATGGGGGGAAGCTTAAGATGGATGAACGGATTGACCTTAGCATGAGTGACCCTGATCTCATTCCGCTTCTAATACAG GAAAATTATATCAATTATCGGCCTAGTGCAGTTGGTAAAGATGACAGTGGGGTGAAACGTATGAACTTGATTGCCCGTGCTGCTGAATCTATTGCTGATGGGGATATAGTAAATGTGCAAATTCGAAGATATAGACAGTGGCAGCTCTCTCAAACTGGATCCTTGGCTTCTTGTATTTTTCC TGCGGCATTACTGCATGGACAAAGAGAGATACTTGAACAG GGAGAACGTAATTTCAATAGATTTGGTGGTTGGTTGGGCAAAAATTCGACAATGGGCAAAAATTTAAGGCTTTTGGAGGATTTCCATATTCACTTCCTTGCTTCTCGTGAGTCTAATGTGGAAAG GGTGACTCTTCGTCTAGAATATCTTAGTCTTCTTCTTAAACGAATGACTGATCCTCTTCGGGTGTTGTCTAAG GATGAAGCTGTTAAGGAAGTTCTTGAGTTAATGAATGAATACTCGATAAGTCAGGAGGACTTCGATGCTATTGTTGAGTTATCAAAATTTCAT GGACATAAAAATCCACTGGACGGAATACTACCAGCTGTCAAATCAGCTCTGACAAAATCGTATAATGACGGACGTAGATCCCGGTTGGTAAAAGCTGCAGATTTAATCACACTTCCTGGAATGAGAAAGGCCCCTAAGAAGCGGATTGCAGCGATCCTAGAACCATCTGTTGATGAATTTGGACAGGAGAAAGTTGAAGCGTTGGgcgaaagtgaagaagaaagttcTTCAGACAGAGAGGACTCAG ACATTGCCAATGGCGAAAAGCTGCAGTCAGAATTTCGAAGTTTGCGTTCAAAAG GAATTCAAGTAGAAGTGGAATTGAAGGGCACTGATTCAAAGCCCAAAAAGACATCAGCTGGCAGAGGTAAAGGCGGGGCTGGCTCTACACAGAAGACACCCTCATGTAGAGGAAAAGGAGGATCTGAATCATCAGAAAAGAAAGGCAGGCGGAGTTCGGGGGCTGGAGCCAAACGAAAGAGGAGATGA